Within Malus domestica chromosome 04, GDT2T_hap1, the genomic segment TGACGTTTATAGTTTCGGAGTGAGCTGCTAACTGGTAAGCAGGTCATTTGTTTTTCAAGGCCGGAGCGTGAAAGAAATCGGGCTATGTATTTTGTTTCTCATACGAGTGAGCTGCTAACTTTGGTACATGTTTTCTGACAGTTTATCGTTTGGTGAATTGATTTCCGCATGCCCTTTTTTCTCTTTGCACACCATGTTTATTTCTCTCTTTATTCTATtatgatttattcaatctaaaAGGCCCAAAAtaaccacttagtattacggtctaatgatattcaTATTTACTTGTAAGTTAGAagtaggttcgattctcgtcaaaagtCTAATTCGAACCAAATTATTATGACAAGCCCACTGTGAGGTCaattgagaaaagaaaagaaaagaaaaatgatgcaCTAAAATCACTTCCCATTGTTAAATATATACTTCTACGTGCTAGTTTCGGATCAGCTTTTGTGTTTAGTCTTACCGGTCTGATATTTCATGCAGTTTTAGATTAGTTGAGCAAGCATTCTAAAGCGATCATCCGTTTGATACCCAAGATCGAATTCCCCTCCCCGTAGTTTAGATTAACTTAGTATAGTACAATTGCTTCTATTAGAAGAATAGTAATTAGAAAAACATAAAAGACCAAATTATATAAACCATCTTcatgaaaacaacaacaaacaagGTATCAATTATTTTCACCCACATATAATCTCATCATTAGTCTATAAGGGAGATCATCATTAGAAGCTTAGAAAAATCTGTATCAAATAAGGAAGGAATAAAACAGAAGAGGCTGAATCAGAATTTAGGAATTAAACTTCCGGTGCACTGGATCCCACCGACTTCCAGAGCTTCACCCAATCCGCCATGGCATCACCTGCACGAGCAAACATAGGATCTACCTTTCCCAACTGCTCCTTCACCGCCTTTGCCATGTCGACAACACAGTCTTCTGCAGTGACCGCTGATCGTGGCAACCTAACTGACTGAAAGAAAGGAACCACTTCCTCCATTAGCTTCACACCCTCCCACTCTTTCTTCAAGCTTTCAATGGCATCACCTCTTTCCTTTCTCCATACATAAGGTATCCCAGTTTTTACGCCAATTCCCAGGTGATCGCATATGACCTTTACACACATTCCAGACCATAGATCTTCCACGGTCTCCCACCTGATCTTTCCTTCCGCTGACAACCTCAAAGCCGGGAACAAAGCTGGCCCCACCACCTCACGATCAAAAGCAATGTTTATTCCACTTACAGGCATTAAAGATCTCACCGGAACAGTCATTACAGCATCCACATATCGAGAATTCCTCTGCTCTGGCTTGAGGGCCTGTGTTGGTGCATCATAGTCTGCCAAATTGAGCCACAGTCCACATGATAGCGCACATGTGACCCCACTCCTCAGGCTAAATGGGTAACCACGAACAAAATCTGCTCCCTTCCGATACGGATCATAGAGTGTGTTAAAAAAGAATGGGGTAGCTGGAGCTTTGAGATTGGCAATATGCTGTGCCACTACATCTACTATATGACCATTGTTGTCCTTAGCCGGGATGCAGTCATCATCAATTGAGataatatattttttccttGAGACCAGATAACCAAAATACCTGCATGAGTAACCAGAGAAGAGAATGGAATGGGAAGAGCCCACCAGCCGGTTTATGTCAGATTTGGTAAAGACATCCACGTTAAATCCTTCTGGAACATGGAGCTCCCCATCCATATCAGGGTCTTTGACAATAATCAGATGGAACGGGGAGAATATTGGTCTCCATTCATT encodes:
- the LOC103434248 gene encoding probable UDP-arabinopyranose mutase 5, translated to MRTPPSLLSLTIDLAVLNLPSISDLSPLPDHILLDLFLKTLRAGKLNEKVLKLFVATGKEEVLSLIQSLNIRQTLTPVLPTSNINPSEVDIVVAAINSDLTPFLNEWRPIFSPFHLIIVKDPDMDGELHVPEGFNVDVFTKSDINRLVGSSHSILFSGYSCRYFGYLVSRKKYIISIDDDCIPAKDNNGHIVDVVAQHIANLKAPATPFFFNTLYDPYRKGADFVRGYPFSLRSGVTCALSCGLWLNLADYDAPTQALKPEQRNSRYVDAVMTVPVRSLMPVSGINIAFDREVVGPALFPALRLSAEGKIRWETVEDLWSGMCVKVICDHLGIGVKTGIPYVWRKERGDAIESLKKEWEGVKLMEEVVPFFQSVRLPRSAVTAEDCVVDMAKAVKEQLGKVDPMFARAGDAMADWVKLWKSVGSSAPEV